The following proteins are encoded in a genomic region of Dyadobacter sp. UC 10:
- a CDS encoding NADH-quinone oxidoreductase subunit B gives MKEVTIVEAPKGHSGSGFFATSFDEAIGLARSYSLWPLPFATSCCGIEFMATMGAHYDISRFGSERPSFSPRQADLLMVMGTIAKKMAPVVKQVYLQMAEPRWVMAVGACASSGGIFDTYSVLQGIDRIIPVDVYVPGCPPRPEQIIDGLMQIQYLAQNEKLRRRNTDEYQELLASYNIQ, from the coding sequence ATGAAAGAAGTAACGATAGTGGAGGCTCCGAAAGGACATAGTGGTTCTGGTTTTTTTGCGACTTCATTTGATGAAGCTATTGGTCTGGCCCGCAGCTATTCGCTATGGCCTTTGCCGTTTGCGACTTCCTGCTGCGGAATCGAATTCATGGCGACTATGGGAGCACATTATGATATATCCCGCTTCGGTTCGGAAAGACCAAGCTTTTCGCCCCGTCAGGCCGATTTACTGATGGTGATGGGAACAATTGCTAAGAAAATGGCCCCGGTGGTAAAGCAGGTTTATTTACAAATGGCTGAGCCACGCTGGGTGATGGCAGTAGGTGCCTGCGCTTCAAGTGGCGGTATTTTTGATACTTACAGTGTATTGCAAGGCATTGACAGGATCATTCCGGTAGATGTTTATGTACCAGGTTGCCCGCCAAGACCAGAACAGATTATCGACGGTCTGATGCAAATCCAATATCTGGCCCAGAACGAAAAGCTCCGCCGCAGGAATACCGACGAATACCAGGAATTATTAGCTTCTTATAACATTCAATAA
- a CDS encoding sialate O-acetylesterase: protein MKHYLPRFLLVVSSFLSFSSFGQISIEYPTDRSIFQRDKNNSATIYISGTYTKVVDKIEAKLHPINGQGSEKDWYTIATNPGGGFFSGPLPDAKGGWYRMEVRAWKGDQVVGTYDVQHVGVGEVFMIAGQSNSQGYSNMGAQGSQDDRVNCIRYNNTDAPRLYEDLPYPHFEHLDAESEIAPRGYSSWAWGKLGDHLAAKLNVPILFYNVGWYGTAVRAWRESINGTGYSVYTGVPIEPSGMPYRNMRAVIQRYTPITGLRGILWLQGEADNDVNTSTDSYAQDLKTVIEATRNESGKNISWVVSLTSYNNRNGSDQQVIEGQRKVINTVGNVFEGPSTDNIQIPRIDGEGVHFRDEGLSQLGDAWAQRLNDDFFSRSEPYQGKSPLRVLASCAGDGQLNLNAEGDDGVHSFSWNNGQNSNSIRVGNGSYRVYARDDRGNFIFSPEIKVYESIQPNQPTISLEGSNPVCLGNTATLIASTSENIKWNSGATSDRLPVTAGGEYFVTTQNVYGCQATSDKVTMKVVTSPLPDKPKVTASGALTFCDGGEVKLTSDSKVKNVWSNGEGNASISVKTSGDYSVRALDDAGCYSPASDVVAVKVNPLPAKPQISIEGATTFCAGENVTLTSNYDTGNIWSNQATTKAISVTTSGSFSLKQRDTNGCEATSDEVAVKVNPLPATPAITALKPTTFCDRDFTTLRSSEAFSYVWSNGSNNREIEIRESGDFTIAAKDENGCVSPLSPVTKVVKNPLPATPVITADGPTTFCADLSVNLQSTAAAGFLWSNGAATQTLKVTTAGIYSVQTINEFKCYSDPSNQIATQTLALPPSPIVKALSATTFCDGDTIELLAQNGDLFYWNNGEEGNNIFVSQPGSYSARIKDGQGCYSPYSPEIPVDVKPAPSTPEIRQVGPFTLLAENNLSTGDHVWKLNENVLTENSGTLKAIRSGTYVVNNTIVYSPTLTCFSDFSKPFNFYLDTTNPGFVAFPNPNSTGKLKVETLMNVNNAVVQIIDSRGVIHKTFRIPKFDRQQVFNLSGLSSGIYIVRIVSTTFNASQKLIIVQ, encoded by the coding sequence ATGAAACACTATCTACCTCGTTTTTTGCTGGTAGTATCAAGCTTTTTATCATTCAGTAGCTTCGGGCAGATCAGTATTGAGTACCCCACTGACCGGTCCATCTTTCAACGCGATAAAAACAACTCAGCGACTATTTATATTTCGGGAACCTACACCAAGGTTGTTGATAAAATTGAGGCTAAACTGCACCCAATAAATGGCCAGGGCAGTGAAAAAGACTGGTATACAATTGCTACTAACCCCGGAGGCGGCTTTTTCTCAGGTCCTCTACCAGACGCCAAAGGCGGATGGTATCGCATGGAAGTGCGTGCCTGGAAGGGTGACCAGGTGGTGGGTACATACGACGTGCAGCACGTCGGGGTCGGTGAAGTATTTATGATTGCCGGGCAATCCAACTCACAGGGGTACAGCAATATGGGTGCCCAGGGATCTCAGGACGACAGGGTTAATTGTATCCGGTACAACAACACCGATGCGCCGCGGCTTTACGAAGATCTCCCTTATCCGCATTTTGAGCACTTAGACGCCGAATCAGAAATCGCTCCCCGCGGATATTCTTCCTGGGCCTGGGGTAAATTGGGCGACCATCTCGCTGCCAAACTTAATGTCCCCATTCTTTTTTATAATGTCGGCTGGTACGGAACTGCGGTCAGAGCGTGGCGGGAAAGTATCAATGGAACCGGTTATTCGGTTTATACAGGAGTCCCGATTGAACCTAGCGGAATGCCTTACCGAAACATGCGCGCGGTTATTCAACGCTACACGCCGATTACCGGCCTGCGAGGAATTCTCTGGCTACAGGGAGAGGCGGATAATGATGTCAATACTTCCACGGACAGCTATGCGCAGGACCTTAAAACAGTTATTGAAGCCACCAGGAATGAATCCGGAAAGAATATCTCCTGGGTAGTATCGCTTACTTCCTACAATAACCGGAATGGCAGCGATCAGCAGGTCATTGAAGGACAAAGAAAAGTAATAAATACCGTCGGAAACGTCTTCGAAGGGCCTTCTACGGATAACATCCAGATTCCTAGGATCGACGGAGAAGGCGTGCATTTCCGGGATGAGGGCCTGTCGCAGCTAGGCGATGCCTGGGCGCAACGGTTAAACGACGATTTCTTTTCAAGATCAGAACCTTATCAGGGTAAGAGCCCGTTGAGAGTCCTGGCATCCTGCGCCGGCGACGGCCAGCTCAATTTAAATGCGGAGGGCGACGATGGGGTTCATTCCTTTAGTTGGAATAACGGACAGAATTCCAACAGTATCCGTGTTGGAAACGGCAGCTACCGCGTCTATGCCAGGGACGATAGAGGAAACTTTATATTTTCACCCGAAATAAAAGTATATGAAAGCATCCAACCGAACCAACCGACAATTTCCCTCGAAGGAAGTAATCCGGTTTGTCTCGGAAACACTGCTACCTTGATTGCGAGCACTTCTGAAAATATCAAATGGAATAGCGGTGCCACAAGCGACAGACTGCCTGTTACGGCGGGAGGAGAATATTTTGTAACCACTCAGAATGTTTACGGCTGTCAGGCGACTTCTGACAAAGTTACGATGAAGGTGGTGACTTCACCTCTGCCTGACAAGCCAAAGGTTACGGCATCCGGCGCTCTCACATTTTGTGACGGAGGGGAAGTGAAACTTACTTCCGATTCCAAAGTGAAAAACGTTTGGTCAAACGGTGAAGGGAATGCAAGTATCAGTGTAAAAACCTCCGGCGACTATTCAGTTAGGGCGTTAGACGATGCGGGCTGTTACTCGCCAGCGTCGGATGTGGTAGCGGTAAAGGTAAATCCATTGCCTGCCAAGCCGCAGATATCCATAGAAGGGGCCACCACCTTCTGCGCAGGCGAGAACGTTACGCTGACATCCAATTACGACACAGGCAATATCTGGAGTAATCAGGCTACCACCAAAGCAATATCTGTCACAACAAGCGGCAGTTTCTCATTAAAGCAGCGTGACACTAACGGCTGTGAAGCCACTTCTGATGAGGTGGCCGTCAAGGTAAACCCATTACCTGCTACACCTGCCATTACAGCACTGAAACCTACTACATTTTGCGACAGGGACTTTACAACTTTACGCAGCAGTGAGGCTTTTTCCTACGTCTGGAGCAATGGTAGCAATAACCGCGAAATTGAAATACGGGAGTCAGGTGATTTTACAATCGCGGCAAAAGACGAAAACGGGTGTGTATCTCCCTTGTCGCCGGTCACCAAGGTGGTTAAGAATCCACTACCGGCAACTCCGGTGATTACCGCCGACGGACCAACCACTTTCTGCGCCGACCTAAGTGTCAACCTTCAGTCGACTGCCGCAGCAGGATTTTTGTGGAGTAACGGAGCTGCCACTCAGACATTGAAAGTGACCACTGCAGGCATCTATTCTGTTCAGACCATCAACGAATTCAAGTGCTATTCAGATCCGAGCAACCAGATTGCGACACAAACGTTAGCCCTGCCGCCGTCGCCGATCGTTAAAGCACTCAGCGCAACTACTTTTTGTGACGGGGATACGATCGAGCTTCTGGCACAGAATGGGGATCTTTTTTACTGGAATAACGGAGAGGAGGGAAACAATATCTTTGTATCACAACCTGGTAGTTACTCTGCCCGAATTAAGGATGGTCAGGGATGTTATTCTCCTTATTCACCCGAAATTCCGGTAGACGTGAAACCTGCACCAAGCACTCCTGAGATTAGACAAGTCGGCCCTTTTACATTGCTGGCAGAGAATAACCTCAGTACAGGCGACCATGTTTGGAAACTAAATGAGAACGTGCTGACCGAGAACAGCGGTACTCTCAAAGCGATACGATCCGGCACGTATGTGGTGAACAATACGATCGTTTACAGCCCGACGCTTACCTGCTTTTCGGATTTTTCAAAACCATTCAACTTTTATCTTGACACAACCAACCCCGGCTTTGTAGCATTTCCCAATCCGAATTCAACCGGTAAACTCAAAGTCGAGACGCTTATGAACGTCAATAATGCTGTTGTTCAGATCATCGACAGCAGGGGCGTGATCCACAAAACTTTCCGGATTCCAAAGTTTGACCGCCAGCAGGTCTTCAATTTATCTGGACTCTCCAGCGGCATTTACATTGTGCGGATCGTGTCGACAACTTTCAACGCTTCTCAAAAACTTATTATAGTGCAGTAA
- a CDS encoding NADH-quinone oxidoreductase subunit A, with amino-acid sequence MKNTYLPSDYLPILVQFFLAAAFIGGTMIVTHLIGPSRKSKLKDDPFECGIESVGDARTPISVKYFLVAILFVLFDVEVIFMYPWAVNFKSLGMFGFVEMLLFMALLLSGFYYVIRKGVLNWEE; translated from the coding sequence ATGAAAAACACATATCTCCCATCTGACTACCTCCCTATTTTAGTTCAATTTTTTCTTGCAGCGGCATTCATTGGCGGCACGATGATCGTGACACACCTGATAGGCCCGAGCCGGAAAAGCAAGCTTAAGGATGATCCATTCGAATGCGGGATCGAGTCTGTCGGAGATGCGAGGACGCCAATTTCTGTAAAGTACTTTCTTGTCGCGATCTTATTCGTATTGTTCGATGTGGAAGTGATCTTTATGTACCCCTGGGCCGTTAACTTCAAAAGTCTTGGAATGTTTGGGTTCGTTGAAATGTTACTGTTTATGGCATTGCTTCTCTCCGGCTTCTATTATGTAATCCGCAAGGGTGTACTGAACTGGGAGGAATAG
- a CDS encoding T9SS type A sorting domain-containing protein encodes MRYRIILQVVAKALLLICIVTSAAFSQIKITSPSLQAVYQRDISGEREITVTGTFTVPMEKIEVRAVPVVQGQGVDTPWKDLDETPEGGVFSGSIELFQGWYTLEVRGVSDGKIVGRDVLSRVGVGEVFIIAGQSNAQGLKEYPGPGATDERVVYVSNYENDELGKYKDLLTDPVPPEFSTITTGLKTMSPRGQTPWCWGILGDLLVSKLNMPVMFINTAWEGTAVENWARSAQGLSTESYYGYKYAPGMPYANLRIAARNYANQYGVRAILWMQGETDGAFGTTASFYQGNMQTIINKLSSDTNKRITWVIARTSRASLDKNIPSKVYPAIIAAQNAVLATNFNPTYPGPETDPLVPNRPDGIHFVGTEALTILANAWNETLDANFFSTVTPSAPAEIPAVTASCVTENNAVRISLPTGYSSYEWTSGEKSSAITVSAAGTYRATVKDNFGNSILTSVVVLEREAKPSRPSILQQGNQQACPDSSFQFAVSEGSDIYSWYKQGSNTPLSVGPTADIDESGEYYVKGENIFGCISENSTSRSLIIRPKISKPVIAASGPFSITASIEETGLNEEFLWRRPGAETDTTAEIVKILKTGVYSTKAKVTYTIGDNNRLVCYSDTSSQEFKTNEQNDIVIYPNPSQGNFVYIESRDNISDAVVTIFDIYGRVIKTTTPRLLDSRLQINLGYLSTGKYILRVTGQGQSLTKQIVIR; translated from the coding sequence ATGCGTTATAGAATTATCCTTCAGGTAGTGGCAAAAGCACTGCTGTTGATTTGTATCGTTACATCAGCAGCATTTTCTCAGATTAAAATCACTTCTCCTTCTCTTCAGGCAGTTTATCAAAGAGATATTAGTGGCGAAAGGGAAATTACCGTAACAGGAACTTTCACGGTTCCGATGGAAAAGATAGAAGTTAGAGCTGTTCCGGTTGTTCAGGGACAGGGCGTTGATACTCCCTGGAAGGATTTGGATGAAACGCCTGAGGGAGGCGTTTTCTCGGGAAGTATTGAGCTATTCCAAGGTTGGTACACGCTGGAAGTCAGAGGTGTATCCGACGGCAAGATTGTAGGCCGAGACGTATTGTCCCGCGTTGGAGTTGGGGAGGTTTTCATTATTGCCGGACAATCCAATGCACAGGGTCTTAAGGAGTATCCGGGACCAGGCGCAACTGACGAACGGGTTGTATATGTGTCCAATTATGAGAACGATGAGTTGGGCAAGTATAAAGATCTGCTTACAGATCCGGTTCCACCGGAATTTTCAACCATTACTACCGGCCTTAAAACAATGTCCCCTCGCGGACAGACTCCCTGGTGCTGGGGTATTTTAGGAGATTTGCTTGTTTCGAAATTGAACATGCCCGTCATGTTCATTAACACTGCCTGGGAAGGAACGGCGGTCGAGAATTGGGCGCGCAGTGCCCAGGGGCTTTCGACAGAGAGCTACTACGGCTATAAATACGCTCCTGGCATGCCTTATGCCAACCTTCGCATTGCCGCCAGAAACTATGCAAATCAATATGGTGTAAGGGCTATACTTTGGATGCAGGGCGAAACTGACGGCGCATTTGGTACAACGGCTTCGTTCTATCAGGGAAATATGCAAACCATTATCAACAAGCTAAGCAGCGATACGAATAAGCGCATTACCTGGGTGATCGCAAGAACAAGCCGCGCTTCACTTGATAAAAACATTCCTTCGAAAGTTTATCCCGCAATCATCGCTGCCCAAAACGCTGTATTAGCAACAAATTTTAACCCTACCTATCCCGGTCCCGAGACTGACCCCCTTGTTCCAAACCGCCCCGACGGCATCCACTTTGTGGGCACCGAGGCTCTGACTATTCTCGCCAATGCCTGGAATGAGACTCTGGATGCAAACTTTTTCTCAACAGTAACTCCTTCAGCACCGGCCGAAATACCCGCTGTTACCGCTTCATGCGTTACTGAAAACAATGCCGTGCGCATCAGCCTTCCGACTGGGTATTCCTCTTACGAGTGGACATCGGGAGAAAAAAGCAGCGCGATTACTGTCTCAGCAGCTGGCACTTACCGCGCTACCGTGAAAGACAATTTTGGAAACTCAATACTTACATCGGTGGTGGTGCTTGAACGTGAGGCGAAACCATCCCGCCCCAGTATTTTGCAACAGGGAAATCAGCAAGCCTGTCCGGATTCATCCTTTCAGTTTGCAGTCTCCGAAGGATCTGACATTTACAGCTGGTACAAGCAAGGATCAAATACCCCACTTTCGGTTGGCCCTACTGCCGATATTGACGAAAGCGGTGAATATTATGTGAAAGGCGAAAATATATTTGGCTGTATTTCTGAAAATTCAACAAGCCGCTCCCTGATCATCAGACCGAAAATCTCCAAGCCTGTCATCGCAGCTTCCGGGCCTTTCAGTATTACAGCAAGCATTGAAGAAACAGGGCTGAATGAGGAGTTTTTGTGGAGAAGGCCCGGCGCAGAAACAGACACTACCGCAGAGATTGTCAAAATCCTGAAAACAGGTGTTTATTCTACCAAAGCAAAAGTAACTTATACCATTGGTGATAATAACCGTCTCGTTTGCTATTCCGATACTTCTTCACAGGAATTCAAAACGAATGAGCAAAATGACATCGTAATTTATCCAAATCCAAGTCAGGGAAACTTCGTTTACATTGAATCCCGCGATAATATCAGCGATGCGGTGGTTACTATTTTTGACATTTACGGCAGGGTAATCAAAACCACTACGCCACGTCTTTTAGATAGCCGCCTGCAAATCAATCTTGGCTATCTTTCTACCGGCAAATATATATTGCGTGTAACCGGCCAGGGGCAGAGCCTGACCAAGCAGATCGTGATCAGATAG
- the nuoD gene encoding NADH dehydrogenase (quinone) subunit D, producing MADIELLPHNVPSQTELPELVEELTTLNLGPTHPATHGIFQNILKMDGEKIVSGEQTIGYIHRAFEKIAERRPFYQITTLTDRMNYCSSPINNLGWHMTVEKLLGVEVPKRAQYIRVIMMELARITDHIICNSILGVDTGAFTGFLYVMQKREEVYEIYEEVCGARLTTNMGRLGGMERDLSNTAIRKIHEFIKSFPPVLRELEKLLNRNRIFMDRTINVGPISLERALSYGFTGPNLRAAGLDYDVRVMNPYSSYEDFDFTIPIGQNGDTYDRYMVRNEEMWQSLKIVEQAINNLPEGPYYADAPEYYLPPKNEVYRNMEALIYHFKIVMGEIDAPAGEVYHAVEGGNGELGFYLISDGGRAPYRLHFRRPSFIYYQAYPEMCKGSTLSDAILTMSSLNVIAGELDA from the coding sequence ATGGCAGATATTGAATTATTACCTCATAACGTCCCTTCTCAAACCGAGCTGCCTGAACTGGTTGAAGAATTAACAACCCTTAACCTCGGCCCTACTCACCCTGCAACTCATGGTATTTTCCAGAACATCCTGAAAATGGATGGGGAAAAGATTGTTTCTGGAGAGCAGACGATCGGATACATACACCGTGCATTTGAGAAAATAGCCGAAAGAAGGCCGTTTTACCAGATCACGACCCTTACTGACCGCATGAACTATTGCTCCTCCCCGATTAACAACCTGGGGTGGCACATGACAGTGGAAAAGTTGCTCGGCGTTGAAGTGCCTAAAAGGGCGCAATACATTCGGGTGATCATGATGGAGCTGGCCCGGATCACGGACCATATCATTTGCAATAGCATCCTTGGCGTGGACACCGGCGCTTTTACCGGTTTCTTGTACGTAATGCAAAAACGCGAGGAAGTTTATGAAATTTACGAAGAGGTGTGCGGTGCACGTCTTACTACCAATATGGGTCGGCTGGGTGGCATGGAAAGAGACCTTTCCAACACTGCAATCCGGAAAATCCATGAATTTATCAAATCATTTCCTCCTGTACTCCGCGAGCTTGAAAAGCTGCTGAACCGTAACAGGATCTTCATGGACCGTACCATCAACGTCGGCCCTATTTCCCTGGAAAGAGCATTGTCCTACGGATTTACTGGACCAAACCTCCGCGCAGCCGGACTTGACTACGATGTAAGGGTTATGAATCCGTATTCTTCCTATGAAGATTTTGATTTCACAATTCCTATCGGGCAGAATGGCGATACTTACGACCGTTACATGGTGCGGAATGAGGAAATGTGGCAGAGCTTAAAGATAGTAGAGCAAGCTATCAATAACTTACCGGAAGGCCCATATTACGCAGATGCACCAGAATATTACCTTCCTCCGAAAAACGAGGTTTACAGGAATATGGAAGCATTGATTTATCACTTCAAAATTGTGATGGGAGAAATCGATGCACCGGCCGGCGAAGTTTATCATGCGGTAGAAGGTGGAAATGGAGAGTTAGGTTTTTACCTGATCAGTGATGGCGGAAGAGCGCCATACCGTTTGCATTTCCG
- a CDS encoding NADH-quinone oxidoreductase subunit C yields the protein MLTNQEVAEALLEKFGDQVFDFEEPYGLLTLSTTREEILSVLEFLRDHKTYQVIFLTDLCGIHYPDSKGKEFQVVYHMHSFIHNFRLRIKVSLAESDIHIPTATGLFASANWMERETYDFYGILFDGHPNLIRILNIEEMDYFPMRKEYPMEDATREDKIDALFGR from the coding sequence ATGTTGACGAACCAGGAAGTCGCGGAGGCACTTTTGGAAAAATTTGGTGACCAGGTTTTTGATTTCGAAGAACCTTACGGGCTTCTCACTTTATCTACAACCCGCGAAGAAATCCTTTCAGTACTTGAATTTCTTCGGGACCATAAAACCTATCAGGTTATTTTCCTGACTGATCTGTGTGGCATACATTATCCTGACAGCAAAGGCAAAGAGTTTCAGGTAGTATATCACATGCACAGTTTCATTCATAATTTCCGTCTCAGGATCAAAGTTTCGCTTGCTGAGTCGGATATACATATTCCTACTGCAACAGGCTTGTTTGCCAGCGCGAACTGGATGGAGCGTGAAACTTACGATTTCTATGGTATCTTGTTTGACGGTCACCCTAATCTGATACGGATCCTGAACATAGAAGAAATGGACTATTTTCCGATGCGAAAAGAATATCCCATGGAAGATGCCACGCGTGAAGACAAAATTGATGCCCTTTTTGGCCGTTGA